A region from the Rhodamnia argentea isolate NSW1041297 chromosome 7, ASM2092103v1, whole genome shotgun sequence genome encodes:
- the LOC115749714 gene encoding 40S ribosomal protein S23: protein MGKTRGMGAGRKLKSHRRRQRWADKSYKKSHLGNEWKKPFAGSSHAKGIVLEKIGIEAKQPNSAIRKCARVQLIKNGKKIAAFVPNDGCLNYIEENDEVLIAGFGRKGHAVGDIPGVRFKVVKVSGVSLLALFKEKKEKPRS from the exons ATGGG GAAGACACGTGGTATGGGAGCTGGTCGCAAATTGAAGTCTCACAGAAGGAGGCAGAGATGGGCCGACAAGTCATACAAGAAATCCCATCTTGGCAACGAGTGGAAGAAGCCATTTGCTGGGTCTTCTCACGCCAAGGGCATTGTCCTTGAGAAGAT AGGTATTGAGGCTAAGCAGCCTAACTCTGCCATTAGAAAGTGTGCCAGAGTTCAGCTCATCAAAAACGGGAAGAAGATAGCTGCTTTCGTGCCCAACGATGGTTGCCTTAACTACATTGAGGAAAAT GATGAAGTTTTGATTGCCGGTTTTGGCCGAAAGGGGCATGCTGTGGGAGATATTCCTGGTGTCAGGTTCAAGGTTGTAAAGGTCTCCGGTGTGTCCCTCCTGGCCCTATtcaaggaaaagaaggagaagcctCGGTCCTAA